One Echinicola strongylocentroti DNA window includes the following coding sequences:
- a CDS encoding SusD/RagB family nutrient-binding outer membrane lipoprotein, producing MMNYFKFIKTTISIGTFILGLSSCEEFIDINADPSNPTVPETNLLLPATQLAIVGNFDGVNRGASAVAQHRASGSLNRYNQTGATFESSWIGFYTEAIPDLETIILQGSVEENWGYVAIAKLQKAFLFSVIVDLWGNAPYFQVATEPDPVFDDGAIIYEDLMTLVDEAMVDMERDFNVLSSSDLFYQGDRGKWVKMANSLKLKLLLQTRNVDPAASRAGILELLENGEFINDNEDDFTFLYGSNTAPNSRHPWYANGYSTSRDGYMSMVVVDRLKEQDDPRLRYYIFRIDENAGLANSQVGEGYYGRYPGDGTSSPADLTTRAITGLYPAAGLYDNGVIPSLTEDNIYLNNIGAVEGASSNSFINALFVNGDGTGAGVQPFITNCMVKFYRAEAALTLDTGEDAGELLRQAVESHFETINEMSTSFPVSPESVQGFIDRLLEEFDAADDQGKMEILMMQKWIAMYGNGVESYNDYRRTGLPELEPLMAPLDVFPERYFYAETEMTSNQTVLGDREQIQRNQQITPVFWKE from the coding sequence ATGATGAACTACTTTAAATTTATTAAAACAACCATAAGCATTGGAACTTTCATTTTGGGATTGTCCTCATGTGAAGAGTTTATTGATATCAATGCTGATCCCAGCAATCCGACCGTTCCGGAAACGAATCTGCTCCTGCCGGCAACACAACTGGCTATAGTTGGGAATTTTGACGGGGTGAACCGGGGCGCATCAGCGGTGGCCCAGCATCGGGCATCGGGAAGCTTGAATCGATACAACCAAACCGGTGCCACCTTCGAGAGCTCTTGGATTGGTTTTTACACTGAGGCCATTCCAGACCTTGAAACGATCATCCTTCAGGGCAGCGTAGAAGAAAATTGGGGGTATGTGGCCATTGCGAAACTCCAAAAAGCCTTTTTGTTTAGTGTAATCGTGGACTTATGGGGAAATGCACCCTATTTCCAAGTGGCAACGGAACCTGACCCGGTCTTTGATGATGGTGCAATTATCTATGAGGACTTAATGACCTTGGTGGATGAAGCCATGGTAGATATGGAAAGGGACTTTAATGTGCTGAGTTCTTCGGACCTGTTTTATCAGGGCGATAGGGGGAAATGGGTGAAAATGGCCAATTCCCTAAAACTTAAATTGTTACTTCAGACCAGGAATGTCGACCCTGCGGCTTCGCGTGCGGGCATACTTGAACTGCTGGAAAATGGAGAGTTCATTAACGATAATGAAGACGATTTCACCTTTTTGTATGGAAGCAATACCGCTCCGAATTCCAGGCATCCATGGTATGCAAATGGATATTCTACTAGCAGGGATGGGTATATGAGCATGGTGGTAGTGGACAGGTTAAAGGAACAGGACGATCCTCGCCTGCGATATTATATCTTTCGGATTGACGAAAATGCAGGTTTGGCCAATTCACAAGTGGGAGAAGGGTATTATGGTAGATATCCTGGTGATGGCACCTCCTCACCGGCAGATTTGACCACAAGGGCCATTACCGGTCTTTATCCGGCAGCTGGCCTGTACGATAATGGAGTGATACCCTCCTTGACGGAGGACAATATCTACCTCAATAATATTGGGGCGGTAGAAGGGGCCTCCTCCAATTCATTTATCAATGCACTGTTTGTAAACGGTGATGGTACCGGAGCAGGTGTCCAACCCTTTATTACCAACTGTATGGTGAAATTTTATAGGGCTGAGGCAGCACTCACACTTGATACCGGTGAGGATGCCGGTGAGTTGCTTCGTCAAGCAGTTGAGAGCCATTTTGAGACCATTAACGAAATGTCGACATCGTTTCCTGTTTCCCCAGAGTCTGTACAAGGATTTATTGACAGGTTATTGGAAGAGTTTGACGCTGCCGATGATCAAGGGAAAATGGAGATTTTAATGATGCAAAAATGGATTGCCATGTATGGTAACGGTGTCGAGTCATATAATGACTATAGAAGGACGGGACTGCCCGAACTGGAACCGTTAATGGCCCCATTAGATGTTTTTCCAGAGCGGTATTTCTATGCAGAAACAGAAATGACTTCAAACCAGACGGTGCTTGGTGACAGGGAACAGATCCAACGAAATCAACAGATTACACCGGTGTTTTGGAAGGAATGA
- a CDS encoding WD40/YVTN/BNR-like repeat-containing protein codes for MKKTMILAIFLLSWSLAKPAMADITKEKAIKTDTAYFSTLKFRNVGPTRGGRVTTVAGVEEKPGTFYMGSTGGGVWKTDDYGVTYHNLSDGYFSSPSIGAIAIYQKNPKIIYVGTGSDGLRSNVIAGKGVYKSNDGGKSWEHIGLPNAGLIGAVEVHPDNPEIAFVAAIGQPFQPNEDRGVYKTVDGGKNWDKVLFHSDTVGAVDLEFAPDNSDIVYTALWRAERKPWTVISGADGVGGVYKSTDGGKTWEKKTSGLPTGLIGKIDLAVSKADPNRLYALVEAPGEEGGLYRSNDRGESFEFVSNKDGLLDRPFYYTNIESNPKNADVVFSMSTRFYKSADGGKNWKMMRTPHGDNHDIWIHPQDTSLFIQANDGGVNVTTNGGKTWSSQHNQSTAELYQVEVDDQYPYWLYAGQQDNTTIAVPSVPPYSAPAGPQGYWLSVGGCETGPAVPKPGDPNIVFSNCKGRFGVYDKRTGQEQQFYVGATNIYGHSPDDLTYRFQRVSPVHVSPHDPNTVYHTSQYVHRTKDNGITWEQISPDLTANEPDKQVISGSPITRDVTGEEYYSTIYEINESPLEKGVIWVGANDGPIHVTRNDGKDWKNVTPEGLPEGGRVDCIDPSPHQPGKAYASILRYQLGDWHPYIFKTEDYGESWALITNGENGIPQDFPTRTVREDPDQEGVLYAGTEYGLFLSLNDGKDWQPFQQNLPITPITDIKVFRKDLILSTMGRGFWIMDNISPVHQIAEAKNTDGPFLYQPKDSYRFHYRANGEESTPHYPDAGLALDYFLPEGINGKVGIEIVDGSGEVVRSFTSKEEGTEKEESDMSTNFYFRDVRSEVGAEPGLHRFQWDLKYPGPWDEDSSRAFQRGPMVAPGKYQARLTVNGKTISQSFEVMADPRLEDVSQMDMEAQVALVKRIVELESAVKKVAAKLKERKNTLSNDNSRKAEKELEKLDWVESQLETAEGTYRQPMLIAQLGYLRSMLERADQRPGKDAYDRYEELSGEWEKISSDLDEVNINEAELGGMAKD; via the coding sequence ATGAAAAAAACAATGATATTAGCGATTTTCCTTCTTTCTTGGAGTTTAGCCAAGCCGGCCATGGCCGATATTACGAAGGAAAAGGCCATAAAGACAGATACCGCCTACTTTAGTACGCTGAAATTTAGAAATGTCGGTCCCACAAGAGGAGGAAGAGTGACTACTGTCGCTGGAGTGGAAGAAAAGCCGGGTACCTTTTATATGGGTAGTACCGGTGGTGGGGTATGGAAGACTGATGATTATGGGGTCACTTACCATAATCTTAGCGATGGATATTTTTCCTCACCTTCTATAGGAGCTATTGCCATCTACCAAAAAAATCCCAAAATTATCTATGTGGGAACAGGATCTGATGGTCTGAGATCCAATGTGATCGCTGGGAAAGGAGTTTATAAAAGTAATGATGGTGGAAAAAGTTGGGAGCATATTGGCTTGCCCAATGCAGGGTTGATAGGGGCTGTTGAAGTGCACCCAGATAATCCCGAAATTGCCTTTGTGGCCGCTATTGGCCAACCATTCCAGCCCAACGAAGACAGAGGTGTTTATAAAACCGTAGATGGGGGAAAAAATTGGGACAAGGTTCTATTCCACTCCGATACAGTCGGGGCTGTCGATCTGGAGTTTGCACCTGATAATTCTGATATTGTCTATACGGCATTATGGAGGGCCGAACGAAAACCGTGGACTGTAATCAGTGGAGCAGACGGTGTTGGCGGTGTATACAAATCAACGGACGGTGGAAAAACTTGGGAGAAAAAGACCTCGGGATTACCTACTGGGTTAATTGGTAAAATTGACCTGGCAGTATCGAAGGCAGACCCCAACAGACTTTATGCCCTAGTGGAAGCACCTGGTGAAGAGGGGGGACTATATCGCTCCAATGATCGGGGCGAGAGTTTCGAGTTTGTCAGCAATAAGGATGGTCTTCTCGACCGCCCATTCTATTACACCAATATCGAATCCAATCCAAAGAATGCCGACGTAGTGTTTTCCATGTCCACCCGGTTTTATAAATCAGCTGATGGAGGGAAGAACTGGAAAATGATGAGAACGCCCCATGGGGACAACCATGACATCTGGATACATCCACAGGACACTTCTTTGTTTATCCAGGCAAATGATGGAGGAGTAAATGTGACCACAAATGGTGGCAAAACCTGGTCTTCCCAGCACAATCAGTCCACTGCAGAGCTATATCAAGTGGAAGTGGATGACCAATACCCGTATTGGCTTTACGCAGGCCAACAGGATAATACCACCATAGCTGTACCAAGTGTCCCCCCTTACAGCGCACCCGCCGGGCCACAAGGGTATTGGTTGAGTGTAGGTGGATGTGAAACAGGGCCAGCCGTTCCCAAGCCAGGAGATCCAAATATTGTGTTTTCCAATTGCAAGGGTAGGTTTGGCGTATACGATAAACGGACCGGTCAAGAGCAACAGTTCTATGTTGGCGCTACCAATATTTATGGACATAGCCCGGATGACCTTACCTATCGTTTCCAACGGGTCTCTCCGGTACATGTCTCTCCCCATGATCCCAATACTGTTTACCATACTTCCCAGTATGTCCACCGTACCAAGGACAACGGGATCACATGGGAACAGATCAGCCCGGATTTGACTGCAAATGAACCGGACAAACAGGTTATTTCTGGAAGCCCAATAACCAGGGATGTTACTGGTGAAGAATACTATAGTACGATTTATGAAATCAATGAATCGCCCCTAGAAAAAGGTGTGATTTGGGTGGGAGCCAATGATGGACCGATACATGTAACACGAAATGATGGGAAAGACTGGAAAAACGTTACGCCAGAAGGACTTCCGGAAGGAGGAAGGGTGGACTGCATTGACCCAAGTCCTCATCAGCCCGGAAAGGCATATGCGTCCATTTTAAGGTACCAACTTGGGGATTGGCATCCCTATATATTCAAAACAGAGGACTATGGTGAAAGCTGGGCCCTGATTACCAATGGCGAGAACGGTATTCCCCAAGATTTCCCCACAAGAACCGTTAGGGAAGATCCTGATCAAGAAGGTGTCCTGTATGCAGGTACGGAATATGGATTGTTCCTGTCACTAAATGATGGTAAGGACTGGCAGCCGTTTCAACAAAACCTTCCGATCACCCCAATAACTGATATAAAGGTGTTTAGGAAAGACTTAATTCTCTCCACTATGGGAAGGGGATTTTGGATCATGGATAATATTTCCCCTGTCCATCAAATTGCCGAAGCCAAAAATACCGATGGCCCTTTTCTTTACCAACCCAAGGATAGCTATCGGTTTCATTACCGAGCCAATGGAGAAGAAAGTACCCCTCATTATCCGGACGCTGGCCTAGCATTGGACTATTTTCTTCCAGAAGGAATTAATGGAAAAGTAGGGATAGAAATTGTCGATGGATCAGGTGAGGTAGTAAGGAGTTTTACCAGCAAAGAGGAGGGCACCGAAAAGGAAGAATCCGATATGTCCACTAACTTTTACTTTAGGGATGTTCGTTCTGAAGTAGGTGCTGAACCGGGCCTTCACAGGTTTCAATGGGATTTGAAGTACCCCGGGCCATGGGATGAAGATTCAAGTAGGGCCTTCCAAAGAGGACCAATGGTCGCTCCAGGGAAGTATCAGGCCCGGTTGACCGTTAATGGGAAAACCATTAGCCAATCTTTTGAAGTGATGGCTGACCCCAGGCTAGAAGATGTTTCGCAAATGGACATGGAAGCCCAAGTGGCTTTGGTGAAACGGATTGTTGAACTCGAATCAGCGGTGAAAAAGGTAGCTGCAAAATTAAAAGAACGAAAAAATACACTTTCAAACGATAATAGCAGGAAAGCCGAAAAGGAACTGGAAAAGTTGGATTGGGTAGAGAGCCAGTTGGAGACCGCAGAAGGTACTTACAGGCAGCCGATGTTGATTGCCCAACTGGGATACTTAAGATCTATGTTGGAACGCGCTGATCAGCGACCAGGAAAAGATGCCTATGATCGATACGAGGAATTGAGTGGAGAGTGGGAAAAAATCTCCTCTGATCTTGATGAAGTGAATATCAATGAAGCTGAATTGGGAGGTATGGCCAAGGATTAA
- a CDS encoding PepSY-associated TM helix domain-containing protein: MLYLLKSGKIVNTLRNYRKYHRWIGVFLSMFILISSLTGILLSWKKQSDLIQPPTQLVKQETNEPWLAIEEMEMIASRALKKHQPEIQNKIDRIDIRPGKGVAKVLFEQGYWEVQLDGYNGGVLSVERRYSDLIEQLHDGSFFGENFKLLAMNVLGTGLVVMVITGLVLWYCPKIVRKRKKHPFR, encoded by the coding sequence ATGCTGTATCTGTTAAAATCGGGAAAGATCGTAAATACCTTAAGAAACTACAGGAAATACCACAGGTGGATAGGGGTGTTTTTATCCATGTTCATTTTGATCAGTTCACTGACAGGGATATTACTCTCTTGGAAAAAACAAAGCGACCTGATACAGCCACCTACACAATTGGTGAAGCAAGAAACCAATGAACCTTGGCTTGCTATTGAGGAAATGGAAATGATAGCAAGTCGAGCCCTGAAAAAGCACCAACCTGAAATCCAAAACAAGATAGATAGGATAGATATCCGTCCGGGTAAAGGGGTCGCAAAGGTACTCTTTGAGCAAGGATATTGGGAGGTTCAACTCGACGGTTATAATGGAGGGGTGCTATCGGTAGAGAGGCGGTATTCGGACCTTATAGAACAGTTGCATGATGGATCTTTTTTTGGTGAGAATTTTAAGCTTTTGGCCATGAATGTCCTGGGGACAGGACTGGTGGTTATGGTAATAACAGGCCTGGTATTATGGTATTGTCCAAAAATAGTCCGTAAACGGAAGAAACATCCTTTTCGGTAA